From the Burkholderia glumae LMG 2196 = ATCC 33617 genome, one window contains:
- a CDS encoding YqaJ viral recombinase family protein has protein sequence MTERIIHDLIQGTPEWEAFRLEHFGASEAAAMLGISPKVKRNELLHMKHTGTPKEFSDWVQEHILDRGHEVEALARPFAEEVIGEDLYPVTCSFGVPSASCDGLTMDHSTAWEHKQWNEDLAKSLRAGVLPDEHQPQVQQNMHVTGASRLLFTCSNGTEEKMVHLWVAPDPEWVARINAGWEQFAKDLATYQPRDIREAPKGEAILSLPTLAVQIRGEVVSSNLPRFKAAAESFIANIKTDLKTDEDFANAASTVSFCEKAEKELEMAKNAAIGQTASIDELMRTLDHISAQLREKRLALDKLVTKRKGEIKDEIILGGKSAYAAHIKSLNDELADVTLVVAVPDFVTAAKNKRTLASLHEAIDTAVANGKIAADAAARDLRAKLDWYRKQAAEHTFLFRDLQQLIQKPAEDFHLAVDARIEQHKKQQAEEAERKRAAERAAADEAAAAAAAKANAAPAVDEPAPAAAQATRQPAPQTTSVPAAASAGPRRGTGGSMRTQPSRPSDDEIVGVLALHYRQHESKIVEWLLAMDLKAASERLAAAF, from the coding sequence ATGACTGAACGCATCATCCACGACCTCATCCAAGGTACTCCCGAATGGGAGGCTTTCCGCCTCGAACACTTCGGCGCCAGCGAGGCGGCCGCCATGCTCGGCATCTCGCCGAAGGTCAAGCGCAACGAGCTGCTGCACATGAAGCACACAGGCACGCCGAAGGAATTCAGCGACTGGGTGCAGGAGCACATCCTCGATCGCGGCCACGAAGTCGAAGCGCTCGCGCGCCCATTCGCCGAGGAAGTAATCGGCGAAGACCTGTATCCCGTGACCTGCTCGTTCGGCGTGCCGTCGGCATCCTGCGACGGCCTGACGATGGACCACAGCACCGCGTGGGAACACAAGCAATGGAATGAGGATCTGGCGAAATCGCTGCGCGCCGGCGTGCTTCCCGACGAGCACCAGCCGCAGGTGCAGCAGAACATGCACGTCACCGGTGCGTCCCGCCTGCTGTTCACCTGCTCCAATGGCACCGAAGAGAAGATGGTCCACCTGTGGGTGGCACCCGATCCGGAATGGGTCGCGCGCATCAACGCCGGCTGGGAACAGTTCGCGAAGGATCTCGCCACGTACCAACCGCGCGATATCCGCGAAGCCCCGAAGGGCGAAGCGATTCTCAGCCTGCCGACGCTGGCCGTGCAGATTCGCGGCGAAGTGGTGTCGAGCAACCTGCCCCGCTTCAAGGCGGCGGCCGAATCGTTCATCGCCAACATCAAGACCGACCTCAAGACCGACGAGGACTTTGCCAACGCCGCGTCGACGGTTTCGTTCTGCGAGAAAGCCGAGAAGGAACTGGAGATGGCGAAGAACGCGGCCATCGGCCAGACGGCGAGTATCGACGAGCTGATGCGCACGCTCGACCACATCAGCGCGCAGCTGCGCGAAAAGCGCTTGGCGCTCGACAAGCTCGTGACGAAGCGCAAGGGCGAGATCAAGGACGAGATCATCCTCGGTGGCAAAAGCGCCTACGCCGCCCACATCAAGTCGCTGAACGACGAGCTGGCCGACGTGACGCTCGTCGTCGCCGTACCGGATTTCGTCACCGCCGCGAAGAACAAGCGCACGCTGGCCAGCCTGCACGAAGCGATCGACACCGCCGTGGCCAACGGCAAGATCGCCGCCGACGCGGCCGCGCGCGACCTGCGCGCCAAGCTCGACTGGTACCGCAAGCAGGCCGCCGAGCACACCTTCCTGTTCCGCGACCTGCAGCAGCTCATCCAGAAGCCGGCTGAGGACTTCCACCTCGCCGTCGACGCCCGCATCGAGCAGCACAAGAAGCAGCAGGCCGAGGAAGCCGAACGCAAGCGCGCCGCTGAGCGGGCAGCAGCCGATGAGGCAGCGGCGGCCGCAGCAGCGAAGGCGAACGCCGCCCCCGCGGTTGACGAGCCGGCTCCCGCAGCCGCCCAGGCGACCCGGCAACCGGCACCGCAGACCACGTCGGTTCCTGCAGCAGCGTCTGCCGGCCCTCGGCGCGGCACCGGCGGCTCCATGCGTACCCAGCCGTCGCGCCCGAGCGACGACGAGATTGTCGGCGTGCTCGCCCTGCACTACCGCCAGCACGAATCGAAGATCGTCGAATGGCTCCTCGCCATGGACCTGAAAGCGGCGAGCGAGCGGCTTGCCGCTGCGTTCTAA
- a CDS encoding tyrosine-type recombinase/integrase, whose translation MTPRRRKSPDGLPSRVYIRDGSFYWVRPDSNKWIRLCRVSEGDALMLERLAAEKRQFTAAAGGGNLPRLVGEFMDTHKMRYAPSFRDEWVRRGEAVIESLCEWNVERVDAGAVEDFLMKNWADRLPMQRAMKAWLSTFFNWIIRRKKLMQVNPCREVIVKKPKARDVYIPDRDFVAIRDALMTYTYTKNAGTPKEKTLVGKVQTGPMMQCFIDLCYLTCQRSTDIRLLRWDQIDRDAGVIHFVPTKTEDSSGEAVDWPLTPDIEAVLARAKLLDPAFGQTYVIRDRKGKPKTDQSCRDAWDGAIDRVAKLDPSIAGKPYTIKDIRAKALTDAKRAGYAIEDLRVAGAHTDTATTETYLKAREVPRSKVVLHLPMPKSA comes from the coding sequence ATGACGCCCCGCCGCCGAAAGAGCCCAGATGGGCTCCCGAGCCGCGTCTACATTCGCGACGGGTCGTTCTATTGGGTCCGGCCGGACAGCAACAAGTGGATCCGGCTATGCCGCGTCAGCGAGGGCGACGCGCTGATGCTCGAGCGCCTGGCCGCTGAGAAGCGCCAGTTCACGGCGGCCGCCGGTGGCGGCAACCTGCCCAGGCTGGTCGGCGAATTCATGGACACGCACAAGATGCGCTACGCCCCATCCTTCCGCGACGAGTGGGTGCGTCGCGGCGAGGCGGTAATCGAATCGCTCTGCGAGTGGAACGTCGAGCGCGTCGACGCTGGAGCCGTCGAGGACTTCCTCATGAAGAACTGGGCGGACCGGCTGCCAATGCAGCGGGCGATGAAAGCGTGGCTGTCGACGTTCTTCAACTGGATCATCCGCCGGAAGAAACTGATGCAGGTGAACCCCTGCCGCGAGGTCATCGTCAAGAAGCCGAAGGCCCGCGACGTCTACATCCCGGACCGGGATTTCGTCGCCATTCGCGATGCGCTGATGACCTACACCTACACGAAGAACGCCGGCACGCCGAAGGAGAAGACCTTGGTCGGTAAGGTACAGACGGGGCCGATGATGCAGTGCTTCATCGACCTCTGCTACCTGACCTGCCAGCGCTCGACGGACATCCGGCTGCTGCGGTGGGACCAGATCGACAGGGATGCCGGCGTTATCCACTTCGTGCCGACGAAGACGGAGGATTCGAGCGGCGAGGCCGTGGACTGGCCCCTGACGCCCGATATCGAGGCGGTGCTGGCGCGCGCGAAGCTGCTGGACCCGGCTTTCGGGCAGACCTACGTTATCCGGGACAGGAAAGGCAAACCGAAGACGGATCAGTCGTGCCGCGACGCGTGGGACGGGGCGATCGATCGCGTCGCCAAGCTCGACCCGAGCATCGCGGGTAAACCCTACACGATCAAGGATATTCGCGCGAAGGCGCTGACGGACGCGAAGCGCGCCGGGTATGCAATCGAGGATCTGAGGGTGGCCGGGGCGCACACGGATACTGCGACGACCGAGACCTACCTGAAGGCGCGGGAGGTACCCCGCTCCAAGGTCGTCCTGCACCTTCCGATGCCGAAATCGGCATAA
- a CDS encoding ERF family protein, which produces MQTATMADVIDADITAPRPEQPLANVQSSPPAPVRAASTITARDLLRLSVERGASLEQIEKLMDLLDRNEARDARLAFVEAMAAFKKEPLDIFKRKQVEFQTRDGEWTRYKHAELSDITDVVGPAMAKYGLSFDWDIHQSNGLITVDCVVTHVQGHFKKVTMSGAPDASGKKNAIQQAASTITYLQRYTLLAATGMSTKGEDDDGAGGADPDGDPGAGQQPAGEAQQNGARSARAAGQNQPARPAFYDQAKFDANKAEWRKVVTSKRKTPAKMIAFIESRGAPLTEAQKNTIDSWSHEND; this is translated from the coding sequence ATGCAGACCGCCACCATGGCCGACGTCATCGACGCCGACATCACCGCCCCACGCCCCGAGCAGCCCCTGGCCAACGTCCAGTCGTCGCCGCCCGCGCCAGTTCGCGCCGCTTCGACCATCACGGCGCGGGATCTCCTCCGCCTGTCGGTCGAACGCGGGGCGAGCCTCGAGCAGATCGAGAAGCTGATGGATCTGCTGGATCGAAACGAAGCGCGCGACGCACGGCTCGCGTTCGTTGAGGCGATGGCCGCCTTCAAGAAGGAACCGCTCGATATCTTCAAGCGCAAGCAGGTCGAGTTCCAGACTCGGGACGGCGAATGGACGCGCTACAAGCACGCCGAGCTGTCGGACATCACCGACGTCGTCGGGCCGGCCATGGCGAAGTATGGCCTGTCGTTCGACTGGGACATCCACCAGAGTAACGGCCTCATTACCGTCGACTGCGTCGTGACGCACGTTCAGGGACATTTCAAGAAGGTCACGATGTCCGGCGCACCAGACGCGAGCGGCAAGAAGAACGCCATCCAGCAGGCGGCCAGCACGATCACTTATCTGCAGCGCTACACGCTGCTCGCCGCGACTGGCATGTCCACGAAGGGCGAGGACGACGACGGCGCAGGCGGCGCAGATCCCGACGGCGATCCTGGCGCCGGCCAGCAGCCGGCCGGCGAGGCCCAGCAAAACGGCGCCCGGAGCGCGCGCGCCGCAGGCCAGAACCAGCCCGCTCGCCCTGCCTTCTACGACCAGGCGAAGTTCGACGCCAACAAAGCCGAATGGAGAAAGGTCGTCACGTCGAAGCGTAAGACCCCGGCCAAGATGATCGCCTTCATCGAATCCCGTGGCGCCCCGCTCACTGAAGCCCAGAAGAACACCATCGACTCTTGGAGCCATGAAAATGACTGA
- a CDS encoding phage Gp37/Gp68 family protein, with translation MSENSKIEWCDHTFNPWIGCTKISPGCDNCYAEAMMDKRMHKVKWGASALRARTTPENWRLPVRWNARHDEFMAAHGRRQRVFCSSLADVFDNRVPSSWRRDLFALIKATPNLDWLLLTKRTGNAREMLIGSPLSPIPDNVWLGATIVNQEEADRDIPKLLAVPARVRFLSIEPMLGPIDLNQALPPFHCDTCDADYGALSAHASGTPIGIDWVIAGGESGHRARPAHPDWFRSLRDQCAEAHVAFFFKQWGQWAPGSNWPEDVPIPSGERAYLDGQETDDNESVWSVGKRAAGRLLDGRTHDEFPVIEDTKCA, from the coding sequence ATGAGCGAGAACAGCAAAATCGAGTGGTGCGACCACACATTCAACCCGTGGATCGGTTGCACGAAGATTTCACCCGGCTGCGATAACTGCTACGCCGAGGCGATGATGGACAAGAGAATGCACAAGGTGAAGTGGGGAGCGTCAGCACTGCGCGCCCGCACGACCCCCGAGAACTGGCGGCTGCCGGTGCGGTGGAACGCGCGACACGACGAGTTCATGGCCGCTCACGGGCGCCGGCAGCGCGTCTTCTGCTCATCGCTTGCCGATGTATTCGATAACCGCGTGCCGTCCTCCTGGCGTCGCGACCTTTTCGCGCTGATCAAGGCCACCCCGAATCTCGACTGGCTCCTTCTGACGAAGAGAACCGGCAACGCGCGCGAAATGCTCATCGGCAGCCCGCTATCGCCCATCCCGGACAACGTCTGGCTCGGCGCGACGATCGTCAACCAGGAGGAAGCTGACCGCGATATCCCGAAGCTCCTCGCGGTGCCAGCGCGCGTGCGCTTCCTGTCGATCGAGCCGATGCTCGGGCCGATCGATCTCAACCAGGCGCTCCCGCCGTTTCATTGTGACACCTGCGACGCCGACTATGGCGCGCTGTCGGCCCACGCATCTGGAACGCCGATTGGCATCGACTGGGTGATCGCTGGCGGCGAAAGCGGCCACCGCGCGCGGCCCGCCCATCCCGACTGGTTCCGGTCGCTGCGCGACCAATGCGCCGAGGCGCACGTGGCGTTCTTCTTCAAGCAGTGGGGGCAATGGGCGCCAGGTTCGAACTGGCCTGAGGACGTCCCGATCCCAAGCGGCGAGCGAGCTTACCTTGACGGGCAGGAGACGGACGACAACGAATCGGTTTGGAGCGTCGGCAAGCGCGCTGCCGGCCGGCTGCTCGACGGCCGCACGCATGACGAATTCCCCGTGATCGAGGATACGAAATGCGCTTAG
- a CDS encoding DNA methyltransferase has product MHRVYNNFSFCAGLGGGAKGFTKAMSRVGAMTASWRCIGGIDNDPAAARDFRRLVGTDCTVMDLFTREQYTAFHGAPPPAGWKEATAADVRAAAGHEHPHCVFISSPCKGASGLLSETLSRTPKYQALNELTLRCVWLMCEAWKDDPVELIVFENVPRLATRAGHLLSQIDQLFQHYGYVTADTTHDCGKIAKRGMAQSRKRYLKVARHVAKVPAFLYEPEQNRLQGVGTLLGRMPLPGDPAAGPMHRIPSLQWKTWVRLAFVEAGSDWRSLNKLAVENGQLRDYLIVPERRGGHLGVVDWSEPAGTVAGESLPTNGSFSVADPRFTQSAKWNDGHAYGVLPWDDHSGTIAGQQTPGQGYYSVADPRHAGPAKHNNEFRIIPWSDAAGAVTSAHGTGQCVQDPRAASEYHANAYRVTPWDSHSGTVTGDFKASGGGGVADPRPAPGPLFSKYAVTHFDEPAGTVIARSDSGQGAFAVADPRPGMRRERGDAYLTGGHYGVVGWSEPSGAVSAAAGHDNGRWSVADPRLPAQNEKIVAIIRALDGTWHRPFTTLDLAVLQSLVEPEEYLQLDGLSDQAWRERIGNAVPPDAAEAIGEVMGTTLLLAESGETFRLSSTPIWVRDIAIALSVTPLPANV; this is encoded by the coding sequence ATGCATAGGGTCTACAACAACTTCAGTTTCTGCGCCGGCCTCGGCGGCGGCGCCAAGGGCTTCACGAAGGCGATGTCGCGCGTCGGCGCGATGACGGCCTCGTGGCGTTGCATCGGCGGTATCGACAACGATCCCGCCGCGGCTCGCGATTTCCGGCGCTTGGTCGGTACCGACTGCACCGTGATGGACCTGTTCACGCGCGAGCAGTACACGGCGTTCCACGGCGCGCCGCCGCCGGCCGGCTGGAAGGAAGCGACGGCCGCCGACGTGCGCGCCGCTGCCGGCCACGAGCATCCGCACTGCGTGTTCATCTCGTCGCCGTGTAAGGGTGCCTCCGGGCTACTGTCGGAGACGCTCAGTCGAACGCCGAAGTACCAGGCGCTCAACGAGCTGACGCTGCGCTGCGTGTGGCTCATGTGCGAAGCCTGGAAAGACGATCCGGTCGAGCTGATCGTGTTCGAGAACGTGCCGCGGCTCGCGACGCGCGCCGGCCACCTGCTCAGCCAGATCGACCAACTGTTTCAGCACTACGGGTATGTCACTGCCGACACGACGCACGACTGCGGCAAGATCGCGAAGCGCGGCATGGCACAAAGCCGGAAACGCTATCTGAAAGTCGCGCGGCACGTCGCGAAGGTGCCAGCGTTCTTGTACGAGCCGGAGCAGAATCGCCTGCAGGGAGTCGGCACGCTGCTCGGCCGCATGCCGCTGCCCGGTGATCCGGCGGCCGGCCCCATGCACCGCATCCCGTCGTTGCAGTGGAAGACCTGGGTGCGCTTGGCCTTCGTCGAGGCCGGCAGCGACTGGCGCAGCCTCAATAAGCTCGCCGTCGAGAACGGCCAGCTGCGCGACTACCTGATTGTGCCGGAGCGTCGCGGTGGCCACCTCGGGGTGGTCGACTGGAGCGAGCCGGCAGGCACCGTCGCCGGCGAGTCGCTGCCGACGAACGGCTCCTTCAGCGTCGCCGATCCGAGGTTCACCCAGAGCGCGAAGTGGAACGACGGACACGCATACGGCGTGCTCCCCTGGGACGATCACAGCGGCACGATCGCCGGCCAGCAGACCCCGGGCCAAGGCTATTACAGCGTCGCTGATCCGCGCCACGCTGGCCCGGCGAAGCACAACAACGAATTCCGCATCATCCCGTGGTCCGATGCCGCTGGCGCGGTCACCAGCGCGCACGGTACCGGCCAGTGCGTGCAGGATCCCCGCGCCGCCAGCGAGTACCACGCGAACGCGTATCGCGTCACCCCGTGGGATTCCCACTCGGGCACCGTGACGGGCGATTTCAAAGCGTCTGGTGGTGGCGGTGTCGCCGATCCACGCCCAGCGCCCGGGCCGCTGTTCAGCAAATACGCGGTGACGCACTTCGACGAGCCGGCCGGCACAGTGATCGCGCGCAGCGACAGCGGCCAGGGCGCTTTCGCTGTCGCCGACCCGCGCCCGGGCATGCGCCGCGAACGCGGCGATGCCTACCTGACCGGCGGACATTACGGCGTGGTCGGTTGGAGCGAGCCCAGCGGCGCCGTTTCGGCCGCCGCCGGCCACGACAACGGCCGATGGTCCGTTGCCGATCCGAGATTGCCGGCGCAGAACGAGAAGATCGTCGCCATCATCCGCGCGCTCGACGGCACCTGGCATCGCCCGTTCACGACTCTGGATCTCGCCGTCCTGCAGTCGCTCGTCGAGCCGGAGGAATACCTGCAGCTCGACGGCCTGTCCGACCAAGCCTGGCGCGAACGCATCGGCAACGCGGTGCCGCCGGATGCCGCCGAGGCAATCGGCGAGGTCATGGGCACAACGCTGCTGCTCGCCGAATCCGGCGAGACCTTTCGCCTGTCATCGACGCCGATCTGGGTCCGCGACATCGCGATCGCTCTGTCCGTCACGCCCCTCCCCGCCAACGTCTAG
- a CDS encoding DUF4224 domain-containing protein: MSTGLMTPEDLVKVTHKKRYSAQAKWFKAQYGVDVPQRTDGSIVLTWETLDALAEAKLGIRAVDRRIDASPDRPPIHVLRKA; encoded by the coding sequence ATGAGCACGGGACTGATGACGCCTGAGGACCTGGTGAAGGTCACCCACAAGAAACGATACAGCGCGCAAGCGAAGTGGTTCAAGGCGCAGTACGGCGTCGACGTGCCGCAGCGGACCGACGGCAGCATCGTGCTGACGTGGGAGACCCTCGACGCTCTCGCCGAGGCCAAGCTCGGGATTCGGGCTGTCGACCGGCGGATCGATGCGTCGCCCGATCGCCCACCGATCCACGTGCTGCGAAAAGCATGA
- a CDS encoding DUF3268 family zinc-finger domain-containing protein, translated as MTQLAEAFDRATGDKTPWNPSRRAVRRVLNPLPAPTVCRFCGGSVHIVRNSEIYGREYGEWPWAFLCRKCGAYVGMHPQTGIPLGTLADGPTRAARKRAKAAFQPLWQTRVMTRSAAYSWLAGRLGIAVGECHVGWFDVAMCDRVVEIINEGRPQ; from the coding sequence ATGACCCAGCTCGCCGAAGCCTTCGACCGGGCCACGGGCGACAAGACCCCGTGGAACCCCTCGCGGCGCGCCGTCCGCCGCGTTCTCAACCCGCTGCCGGCGCCCACCGTCTGCCGCTTCTGCGGCGGCTCCGTGCACATCGTCCGGAACAGCGAAATCTATGGCCGCGAATACGGGGAATGGCCGTGGGCCTTCCTGTGCCGTAAATGCGGGGCCTATGTCGGCATGCATCCGCAAACCGGCATCCCGCTCGGCACGCTCGCCGACGGTCCGACGCGTGCGGCGCGCAAGCGCGCGAAGGCAGCGTTTCAGCCCCTCTGGCAAACGCGCGTCATGACCAGATCCGCTGCGTACTCGTGGCTCGCAGGGCGTCTCGGGATAGCCGTCGGCGAGTGCCACGTCGGCTGGTTCGATGTCGCCATGTGCGACCGCGTCGTCGAGATCATCAACGAGGGACGCCCGCAATGA